In one Nocardioides sp. NBC_00368 genomic region, the following are encoded:
- a CDS encoding SRPBCC family protein, whose product MTTITELEATTTINATPAQVWAAVTDLPRMASWSPQVVKTIVFGQVKEGTRFLNINHQGWKHWPTNAKVVRFTPHSDFAFRITENTTVWSYQLEETPEGTLVTHRRETPTGISALSRSLTNIAFGGQEPFTEELRTGMATTLAKLKADLER is encoded by the coding sequence ATGACGACGATCACAGAGCTCGAGGCGACGACCACCATCAACGCGACGCCGGCCCAGGTGTGGGCGGCGGTCACCGACCTGCCGCGGATGGCTTCGTGGAGCCCGCAGGTGGTGAAGACGATCGTGTTCGGGCAGGTGAAGGAGGGGACCCGCTTCCTCAACATCAACCACCAGGGCTGGAAGCACTGGCCGACGAACGCCAAGGTCGTACGTTTCACCCCGCACTCCGACTTCGCGTTCCGGATCACCGAGAACACGACGGTGTGGTCCTACCAGCTCGAGGAGACTCCGGAGGGGACCCTGGTCACCCACCGCCGTGAGACGCCGACCGGCATCTCCGCTCTCTCCCGCTCGCTGACGAACATCGCGTTCGGTGGTCAGGAGCCCTTCACCGAGGAGCTGCGTACGGGCATGGCGACCACGCTCGCCAAGCTCAAGGCCGACCTCGAGCGCTGA
- a CDS encoding calcium-binding protein: MRLPSPAYVVGGLLLSGLMTVGLASAGAADTETPVCNGLPVTIDLNTTADATATEGADVILGTPGADTINGLGGDDTICGGDGDDRLFGEDGDDSLLGGAGNDSIGDGVIEACDDGDNVYAGGDGDDSIQVNCHSLSGLTHTVLPGAGNDTVTWPYAGDEIGADSNYLSYSDVAGPVEIDLNPVAVDGRMVVEVTGGAGTDIIRAARDGAAPRVRFVIGSQGDDTITGTDLVEAPGSWKAVETLNGGPGADTIHGGAGRDFLSGGAGADRLHGGAGGDVLNENGQGDGDAFDRDVADDQLFGGAGDDEAYVGMGDDVLDLGDGDDEITFASSPVAVTVSLATTTAQDTGLGSDTISGTEIVTGSRFADDLTAGTGGSTLVGGDGKDRFVGGPGDDVFRDSDASVSYVAARGPITMAPSSLVQDEMTVLGQGTDTVEVWTGSGRGWSLVGSEHGDLLEAGFFCDVTGGAGDDRVVPGDHNANCDDYAISGGNGDDTLEFQENDYRVSYWSERFDGGPGTDMASFAKVSGWVEYTVPAGVEGVIGSAGYDRLYGDARANRIEGGAGDDQIFGGAGNDLLDGGAGADTVDGEAGDDSISGSAGLDELDGSDGNDRVDGGADADSVRGGAGDNTLIGGLGNDLLEGDAAKDSVSGGDGNDTVRSGAGNDSIDLGAGNDMVYAGDGNDTVTAGAGNDVIHGEAGDDRLDVGAGVDQVRAGDGNDTIVGAPVGRGEYGDDVFGGSGRDTVTYAAANAGARAWMPADYYLQTVDHLAEIESVTGSRYADDLRGGSTANTISGGAGNDHIEGLGGTDVLTGGDGNDTIDPGPGNDTVVGSGGTDTVSYASASRTGVRVTLATTSSQNTGGSGYDRISTVENLTGSSVADVLTGSSGTNVVNGSYGNDTISGGAGADRLIGGPGTDTVTYASASGRVAASLTRASGGAGSDTSSGFENLTGSRYDDKLEGNGARNLLQGGAGRDILYGYGADDRLYGGSGPDRLNGGSGRDYGNGGAGADTSTSIEVKVSLG; encoded by the coding sequence ATGCGTCTTCCTTCCCCGGCGTACGTCGTCGGTGGTCTCCTTCTGTCCGGCCTGATGACCGTCGGGCTCGCCTCCGCCGGCGCTGCGGACACCGAGACCCCCGTCTGCAACGGTCTTCCGGTCACGATCGACCTCAACACGACAGCGGACGCCACTGCGACCGAAGGTGCAGATGTCATCCTCGGTACGCCCGGCGCCGACACGATCAACGGGCTCGGCGGAGACGACACCATCTGCGGCGGAGACGGTGACGACCGGCTGTTCGGCGAGGACGGCGACGACTCGCTTCTCGGTGGAGCGGGCAACGACAGCATCGGCGATGGCGTGATCGAGGCGTGTGACGACGGTGACAACGTCTATGCCGGCGGCGACGGTGACGATTCCATCCAGGTGAACTGCCACAGCCTGTCCGGGCTGACTCATACTGTTCTGCCCGGGGCCGGAAATGACACTGTGACCTGGCCATATGCCGGGGATGAGATCGGTGCCGACTCCAACTACCTGTCCTACTCGGATGTCGCCGGCCCGGTGGAGATCGACCTGAACCCGGTCGCCGTCGATGGCCGCATGGTCGTCGAGGTGACCGGCGGAGCCGGCACCGACATCATCCGCGCCGCGCGCGACGGCGCCGCGCCGCGCGTACGTTTCGTGATCGGCAGCCAGGGCGACGACACGATCACCGGGACGGACCTGGTCGAAGCGCCGGGCTCGTGGAAGGCGGTCGAGACGCTCAACGGCGGACCTGGCGCGGACACCATCCACGGCGGCGCCGGGCGAGACTTCCTCAGCGGCGGTGCCGGGGCAGATCGTCTCCACGGCGGTGCCGGCGGAGATGTGCTCAACGAGAACGGCCAGGGTGACGGGGACGCGTTCGACCGGGATGTGGCCGACGACCAGCTCTTCGGCGGAGCGGGCGACGACGAGGCCTACGTGGGCATGGGCGATGACGTCCTCGATCTCGGCGACGGTGACGACGAGATCACCTTCGCGTCCTCGCCCGTGGCCGTGACGGTCTCGTTGGCGACGACCACCGCTCAGGACACCGGTCTGGGGAGCGACACGATCTCCGGCACGGAGATCGTCACCGGTTCCCGCTTCGCGGACGACCTCACTGCCGGCACCGGCGGTTCGACCCTCGTCGGCGGTGACGGGAAGGACCGGTTTGTCGGCGGTCCGGGGGACGACGTCTTCAGGGACAGCGATGCATCGGTCTCGTACGTGGCAGCCCGCGGTCCGATCACGATGGCGCCGAGCTCCCTTGTCCAGGACGAGATGACCGTCCTCGGGCAGGGGACTGACACCGTCGAAGTGTGGACCGGCTCCGGTCGCGGATGGAGCCTGGTCGGGTCGGAGCATGGAGATCTCCTCGAGGCCGGGTTCTTCTGCGATGTGACCGGTGGAGCGGGCGACGATCGCGTCGTTCCCGGGGACCACAACGCGAATTGCGACGACTACGCCATCAGCGGCGGCAATGGTGACGACACCTTGGAGTTCCAGGAGAACGACTACCGGGTGAGCTACTGGTCCGAGAGGTTCGACGGTGGTCCTGGCACGGACATGGCTTCGTTCGCGAAGGTCTCGGGATGGGTCGAGTACACGGTCCCGGCCGGCGTGGAAGGCGTCATCGGTTCAGCCGGCTACGACCGCCTCTACGGAGACGCTCGGGCCAACCGGATCGAGGGCGGCGCGGGGGACGATCAGATCTTCGGTGGCGCCGGCAACGATCTGCTCGACGGCGGCGCAGGTGCCGACACCGTCGACGGAGAGGCCGGGGACGACTCGATCAGCGGATCGGCCGGACTCGATGAGCTCGACGGGAGCGACGGCAACGACCGGGTCGACGGTGGTGCCGACGCCGACAGCGTACGCGGCGGCGCCGGCGACAACACCCTGATCGGTGGGCTCGGCAACGACCTCCTGGAGGGCGACGCGGCGAAGGACTCCGTCTCCGGTGGCGACGGGAACGACACAGTGAGGTCGGGCGCGGGCAATGACAGCATCGACCTGGGCGCGGGCAACGACATGGTCTACGCGGGCGACGGCAACGACACCGTCACGGCCGGGGCCGGGAACGACGTCATCCACGGTGAGGCTGGTGACGACCGGCTTGATGTCGGCGCCGGTGTCGACCAGGTAAGGGCCGGTGACGGCAACGACACGATCGTAGGCGCGCCTGTTGGCCGAGGAGAGTACGGCGACGATGTGTTCGGCGGCAGCGGGAGGGACACCGTCACCTACGCCGCGGCGAACGCCGGCGCGAGGGCCTGGATGCCCGCTGACTACTACCTCCAGACCGTCGACCACCTCGCCGAGATCGAGTCGGTCACCGGAAGCCGGTACGCCGACGACCTCCGTGGCGGCAGCACGGCGAACACGATCTCGGGTGGCGCAGGCAACGATCACATCGAGGGGCTGGGTGGCACCGACGTACTCACGGGCGGCGACGGCAACGACACGATCGACCCAGGGCCTGGGAACGACACCGTCGTCGGGTCCGGCGGCACGGACACCGTGTCGTACGCCAGCGCGTCCAGGACGGGGGTTCGCGTCACGCTTGCCACGACGTCGTCGCAGAACACCGGTGGATCCGGCTACGACCGGATCAGCACGGTCGAGAACCTGACGGGCTCGTCCGTGGCCGACGTGCTCACGGGCTCCTCGGGCACCAATGTCGTCAACGGGTCGTACGGGAACGACACGATCAGCGGTGGCGCGGGTGCCGACCGACTGATCGGCGGGCCAGGCACGGACACCGTGACGTACGCCTCGGCCAGCGGTCGCGTCGCCGCCTCCCTGACCCGTGCGAGCGGCGGCGCCGGCAGCGACACCTCGAGCGGGTTCGAGAACCTGACGGGCAGCCGCTACGACGACAAGCTCGAGGGAAATGGCGCCAGGAACCTGCTCCAGGGCGGCGCCGGCCGCGACATCCTCTATGGATACGGCGCCGATGACCGCCTCTACGGCGGGAGCGGGCCCGACAGACTCAACGGCGGATCCGGCAGGGACTACGGCAACGGAGGCGCGGGAGCCGACACCTCGACCTCGATCGAGGTCAAGGTCAGCCTCGGGTGA